A stretch of DNA from Desmospora activa DSM 45169:
CCCTGGTGAAGACCTACTGGAGGAGCTGACTCCAGAGGGGAAAACCGCCAGCTCCCTTCCCTTTCCCATATTGGGAGAGGAAAATATCGGCCCGTTGCAAGTAGACTCCGGTCTGTTTATAACCCATATCCGCTTTCAACGCGAGGTCGACTTAACTACATTGGTAGGCGACGATCCTCTGCAACAAGCATTTGCCAAAGAGATGAACCTAACCCTGCGGTTAACCCTGCCGCTGGAGCCAGACGAGCACAATGCCAATGAGGTATCGGATGACGGCAAAACGCTGGCATGGGATCTAAAACCGGGTGAAGTGCAGACGGTAGAGGTTAATTGGGATATTCCCAACCCCTACACCTTGGTTCTTATCGTGTTGCTGATCGGATTGCTGATCGGTCTGTTACTAATTGTGTTAATGGTACGTTGGATCAGACGCCGGAGGCGACGAAGGGCATGATCCGCTACTCCCTCTCTACCATTTTGGGATAAAACCAAGTCTGTTGATGATACAAAAATCTTCCCCGGAAGTCCTAAAGCGGGATAACCAACGGGCTTGAGATAAAACAAAATCTGGAAACTGGATGCCGAAGTGGGGTATGACTTATCGATCAATCTCGAGTAGAACGCGTCAAACAGAAAAAAAAGAAAAAATGGTGGCTCCGCATTCTTGCCGTGTTCATGTCCGTCTGCCTGCTGGTGTCCGGTTATTTTATCTATCTCATATGGGACGCGGCAAGTGAATCCTTCGATCAAATGAAACGGGATAAGTCGGCTAAACGGGATGGAGTAGTAAATACAGACGAACCCTTTTCCGTCCTCATCTTGGGTACCGACGTCAAGGTGGAGTCCAATCAGCCTTGGCGCTCGGATGTCATCATGGTAGCTACGTTTAATCCAAACGATCATTCCATGAAAATGTTGAGTATTCCCAGGGATACCTATACGGAGATCCCTAACTCCAACGGGGTAAAGACAAAGATCAACGCCGCACCGGTTTATGGACAAAAAGCAAACGCAGGAGCGGTAACCAACTCGGCGATCGCAGTGGAGGAACTACTCAATATCCCCATCGACTACTACGTCAAAGTTAATTTCACCGGTTTTATGGAAGTGGTGGACGCACTTGGCGGGATTGAAGTAAATGTCCCCTTCACCTTTACGACACGTCTTTTTAATCAGTATAAAACCTATGAAGAAGGGCCTGCCCATTTAAACGGTGAAGAGGCTTTAGGCTATGTCCGGATGCGAAAGCAGGACCCCCGCGGGGATGCGGGTCGCAACGACCGCCAACGCGAAGTCTTACAAAGCCTGATGAACCAGGCTCTCAGCATAACATCCATCACCAAAGTAGACGATATTATGCAATCAGTGGGAAACAATATTACCCACAATTTTAAGATGAATCAAATCATGGATTTGCAAAAAATATACCGTGAATCCAAAGACGACTCCGAATCGATCAAGATGGAAGGATATGACGACAAAAACAACCCTGAAGGCGTTTGGTATCATTACATCAGTGATGAAGAGCGGTTGCGGGTCAGCAATCTTTTGCGCAAACATCTGGAATTACCTTTGGAAACTTTGGACGGTCAACCGTATGATCCGGAACAGGCCCCTACCGATGAGACGGAGGAAAATACCGAGGGTCAACCGGAACCGACCA
This window harbors:
- a CDS encoding DUF3153 domain-containing protein yields the protein MPTTVVRWLKPMLLVLCLLLLSGCVDADMHVTINWDGSGTYQLKVLSNPLLAEQLTSYKESLERKGYEVESIEEGEQIGWVASRSVENVAEDPPGEDLLEELTPEGKTASSLPFPILGEENIGPLQVDSGLFITHIRFQREVDLTTLVGDDPLQQAFAKEMNLTLRLTLPLEPDEHNANEVSDDGKTLAWDLKPGEVQTVEVNWDIPNPYTLVLIVLLIGLLIGLLLIVLMVRWIRRRRRRRA
- a CDS encoding LCP family protein, encoding MKRDKSAKRDGVVNTDEPFSVLILGTDVKVESNQPWRSDVIMVATFNPNDHSMKMLSIPRDTYTEIPNSNGVKTKINAAPVYGQKANAGAVTNSAIAVEELLNIPIDYYVKVNFTGFMEVVDALGGIEVNVPFTFTTRLFNQYKTYEEGPAHLNGEEALGYVRMRKQDPRGDAGRNDRQREVLQSLMNQALSITSITKVDDIMQSVGNNITHNFKMNQIMDLQKIYRESKDDSESIKMEGYDDKNNPEGVWYHYISDEERLRVSNLLRKHLELPLETLDGQPYDPEQAPTDETEENTEGQPEPTNPEQSPDGSGIPDSNTP